One window of Sulfuricaulis sp. genomic DNA carries:
- a CDS encoding branched-chain amino acid ABC transporter substrate-binding protein — protein sequence MNGSPLSKWTLCLVAVGLSLGACGKKEESATATMTGELTVRIGQVSPLTGPQAHLGKDNDNGARLAIDEINASGVTLGGKKVKFVLVSEDDQADPKFATIVADKLIDQKVAGVIGHLNSGTSIPASKRYHEAGIPQISPSATAIAYTAQGFKTAFRIMTNDRQQGKVLGEYAVKKLGAKRIAIIDDRTAYGQGLADEVDKAVKASGGEVIAREFTTDRSTDFLAILTSIKAKKPDLVFYGGMDAQGAPMVKQLHSLGIKAKFLGGDGVQTAEFLKLAATQAESVTASSPGLPIESMPGGKEFKQKFTDRFGAIQTYAPYAYDAAMTMVDAMKKADSAVPAKYLTELPRVQRTGVTGNISFDEKGDVRGGAITLYQVKAGKWEVLETVMGDAGAVPAEPKK from the coding sequence ATGAATGGATCCCCATTGTCGAAATGGACGCTTTGCCTGGTTGCCGTGGGGTTGAGTCTTGGCGCCTGCGGCAAAAAAGAGGAATCAGCCACCGCGACCATGACGGGTGAATTAACGGTGCGGATCGGGCAGGTTTCGCCGCTCACCGGCCCGCAGGCCCATCTGGGGAAGGACAACGATAATGGCGCGCGTCTTGCCATCGATGAAATCAATGCGTCCGGCGTGACCTTGGGCGGTAAAAAAGTAAAATTTGTCCTCGTCAGCGAGGATGACCAAGCCGATCCCAAGTTCGCGACTATCGTGGCCGATAAGCTGATAGATCAAAAGGTAGCTGGCGTCATCGGCCATTTGAATTCTGGTACCAGTATCCCCGCTTCTAAAAGATATCACGAAGCCGGCATTCCGCAGATTTCGCCTTCCGCTACGGCCATCGCCTACACCGCCCAGGGATTCAAGACCGCTTTCCGGATCATGACCAACGACCGTCAGCAAGGAAAGGTGTTGGGCGAGTATGCCGTGAAGAAGCTTGGCGCGAAACGCATTGCCATCATCGACGACCGCACTGCTTATGGCCAGGGGCTGGCGGATGAGGTGGACAAGGCGGTTAAGGCCTCGGGTGGCGAGGTGATAGCACGTGAGTTCACGACCGATCGTTCCACGGATTTTCTCGCCATCCTCACTTCCATCAAGGCGAAGAAACCCGATCTGGTCTTCTATGGCGGCATGGATGCACAAGGCGCGCCGATGGTGAAGCAATTGCATTCGCTCGGTATCAAGGCGAAGTTCCTGGGTGGTGACGGCGTGCAAACCGCCGAGTTTCTCAAGCTGGCCGCGACCCAGGCCGAGAGCGTGACAGCCTCATCGCCCGGACTGCCGATCGAGAGCATGCCAGGCGGCAAGGAATTCAAACAGAAATTCACCGACCGGTTTGGAGCCATCCAAACCTATGCCCCCTATGCTTACGATGCCGCCATGACCATGGTGGACGCGATGAAAAAAGCGGATTCCGCCGTGCCCGCCAAATACCTGACTGAACTCCCGCGCGTCCAGCGTACCGGCGTCACTGGCAATATAAGCTTTGATGAAAAGGGCGATGTTCGTGGCGGGGCCATCACCCTGTATCAAGTCAAGGCAGGGAAATGGGAGGTTCTGGAAACTGTCATGGGGGATGCTGGCGCGGTACCCGCCGAACCGAAAAAATAA